The Campylobacter sp. MIT 12-8780 genome has a window encoding:
- a CDS encoding PAS domain-containing protein produces MDEIIVKDTTLITSKTDLKGYITYANDDFVFYSGYSIRELIHKNHNIIRHPDMPKAAFKVLWDYIQDDKEFFAFVKNKRKNGGFYWVFTNITPSHNEKGEIIGYYSVRRAPNRKYLGLMSDVYKKVKDYEEKHGLEAGVKELEDIIKGYNMSYNELIFRLQRNEI; encoded by the coding sequence ATGGATGAAATCATAGTTAAAGACACAACCTTAATCACTTCAAAAACGGATTTAAAAGGCTATATAACCTACGCAAATGATGATTTTGTTTTTTATTCTGGGTATTCTATAAGAGAACTTATCCATAAAAATCATAACATTATCCGTCATCCTGATATGCCAAAAGCAGCATTTAAGGTGCTTTGGGATTATATACAAGATGATAAGGAATTTTTTGCTTTTGTAAAAAATAAGCGTAAAAATGGTGGATTTTATTGGGTTTTTACAAATATCACACCTTCTCATAATGAAAAAGGCGAGATTATCGGGTATTATTCTGTTAGACGTGCGCCAAATCGCAAATATCTTGGTTTAATGAGTGATGTGTATAAAAAAGTAAAAGATTATGAAGAAAAACACGGCTTAGAAGCTGGTGTAAAAGAGCTTGAAGATATAATCAAAGGCTATAATATGAGTTATAATGAGCTGATTTTTAGACTACAAAGAAATGAAATTTAA
- a CDS encoding class I SAM-dependent methyltransferase, producing MFIYRYVRHPKQVGALCSSSGKLAFIITENIGLKEADNIVEIGAGTGAFTKQILKKKKNEANFFAIEIDQKMAQKLQERFENLDIEVNSAYHLKEFIQKRNIKSLDTIVSGIPWALLKPKEQERLLNVLYESLSEGGHFSTFAYVLPTLAARRFKKQLFSLFKEVKISKIVWQNIPPAFVYYCKK from the coding sequence ATGTTTATTTATCGTTATGTTAGACATCCTAAGCAAGTTGGAGCTTTGTGTTCAAGTTCAGGCAAGCTTGCTTTTATTATCACTGAAAATATAGGACTTAAAGAAGCGGATAATATCGTTGAAATAGGCGCTGGAACAGGTGCTTTTACCAAACAAATTTTAAAAAAGAAAAAAAACGAGGCGAATTTTTTTGCGATAGAAATCGATCAGAAAATGGCTCAAAAACTTCAAGAACGTTTTGAAAATCTCGATATAGAAGTGAATTCAGCATATCATTTAAAAGAATTTATACAAAAAAGAAACATAAAAAGTCTTGATACTATAGTTTCAGGCATTCCTTGGGCTTTGCTGAAGCCAAAAGAGCAAGAAAGGCTTTTAAATGTGCTTTATGAAAGTTTGAGTGAAGGAGGGCATTTTTCTACTTTTGCATATGTACTTCCAACTCTTGCAGCAAGACGTTTTAAAAAGCAACTTTTTTCTTTGTTTAAAGAAGTAAAAATTTCTAAGATTGTGTGGCAAAATATCCCGCCAGCTTTTGTGTATTATTGTAAAAAATGA
- the purD gene encoding phosphoribosylamine--glycine ligase has product MKILILGSGAREYSIALALKQSPKKTELFFAPGNAAMQKLGTNLNLKDINVIASYAKAKEFDLCIVGGESFLAQGVVDLFRQNNIPIFGPTKAAAMLEISKSFMKSFLKKHKIKTAKFLNTSDLQKAKAFIKTLTPPIVIKADGLCAGKGVIIAQSYEEAFKASEDMLSGKSFGDAGKLIVIEEFLDGFELSVFAVCDGTDFVLLPVAQDHKKLKDNDQGPNTGGMGAYAPSTLADENLLRRIQRDIIIPTLNGMKADDNEFNGVLFAGIMVVNNKPFVLEYNVRFGDPECEVLMPLLDDPLELILACVEKRLKHTQIKIKDEFAVGVVCASKNYPYSSSEKTPIHIKEIPENTHISYAGVSLENGQLFADGGRVLVCVGLGKSIQEARNKAYELCENVEFEGKQYRKDIAFQVLK; this is encoded by the coding sequence ATGAAAATTTTAATCTTAGGCAGCGGGGCTAGAGAGTATTCTATCGCTTTAGCTTTAAAGCAAAGTCCCAAAAAAACTGAACTTTTTTTTGCGCCCGGTAATGCAGCGATGCAAAAACTTGGCACAAACTTAAATTTAAAAGATATAAACGTTATCGCAAGCTATGCGAAGGCAAAAGAATTTGATCTTTGTATAGTCGGTGGTGAGAGTTTTTTAGCACAAGGCGTGGTTGATCTTTTTAGACAAAATAATATCCCTATTTTTGGACCAACAAAAGCTGCGGCTATGCTTGAAATTTCAAAGTCTTTTATGAAAAGTTTTTTAAAAAAACATAAGATTAAAACAGCAAAATTTCTCAATACCAGCGATTTACAAAAAGCAAAAGCTTTTATTAAAACACTTACGCCGCCAATTGTTATCAAAGCTGATGGTTTATGTGCTGGAAAAGGCGTTATCATCGCGCAAAGCTATGAAGAAGCTTTTAAAGCAAGTGAAGATATGCTTAGTGGTAAAAGTTTTGGTGATGCGGGCAAGCTTATCGTTATCGAAGAGTTTTTAGATGGCTTTGAGCTGAGCGTATTTGCGGTGTGCGATGGCACGGATTTTGTGCTTTTGCCAGTTGCTCAAGATCACAAAAAACTCAAAGATAATGATCAAGGACCAAACACAGGAGGTATGGGAGCTTACGCACCAAGCACCTTAGCTGATGAAAATCTCTTAAGACGCATTCAAAGAGATATCATCATACCAACACTAAATGGTATGAAAGCTGATGATAATGAATTTAACGGCGTGCTTTTTGCTGGCATTATGGTTGTTAATAACAAGCCTTTTGTTTTAGAATACAATGTGCGTTTTGGTGATCCAGAATGCGAAGTGCTTATGCCTTTGCTTGATGATCCTTTAGAACTTATCTTAGCGTGCGTTGAAAAAAGGCTTAAACACACGCAGATTAAGATTAAAGATGAATTTGCTGTAGGTGTGGTGTGTGCGAGCAAAAACTATCCTTATTCAAGCTCTGAAAAAACACCTATTCATATCAAAGAAATTCCAGAAAATACCCATATTTCTTATGCTGGAGTGAGTTTAGAAAACGGACAGCTTTTTGCTGATGGAGGCAGAGTGCTTGTGTGTGTTGGGCTTGGCAAAAGCATACAAGAAGCTCGAAATAAAGCTTATGAACTTTGCGAAAATGTGGAATTTGAAGGAAAACAATACAGAAAAGACATAGCTTTTCAGGTTTTAAAATGA
- a CDS encoding RDD family protein, translated as MNNDILDKLDREGLKIASIGKRVLAFLVDDFILSLIVFFVFYEQLSNAKDSLEMMNMLANYSFALVFLQFCYHTLFISFYGATLGKMLCKIAVVDQALFDKPNLAQSALRAVVRQISSSAFFLGFAWALGNDLKKTWQDYVAKTLVIELA; from the coding sequence ATGAATAATGATATACTTGACAAGCTTGATAGGGAAGGCTTAAAAATAGCTAGCATTGGCAAAAGGGTGCTTGCCTTTTTGGTTGATGATTTTATTTTAAGCTTAATCGTTTTCTTTGTCTTTTACGAGCAACTTAGCAATGCTAAAGATAGTCTTGAGATGATGAATATGCTTGCAAATTATAGCTTTGCACTTGTATTTTTGCAATTTTGCTACCACACTCTTTTCATCTCTTTTTATGGCGCTACGCTTGGAAAAATGCTGTGTAAAATCGCTGTGGTTGATCAAGCTTTATTTGATAAGCCAAATTTAGCCCAAAGTGCTTTAAGAGCAGTAGTTAGGCAAATCAGCAGCTCAGCTTTTTTTCTTGGCTTTGCATGGGCTTTGGGAAATGATCTGAAAAAAACATGGCAAGATTATGTTGCTAAAACTTTGGTGATCGAGCTTGCGTAA
- a CDS encoding LPS-assembly protein LptD: MRKISFVLLPLCFFLEAAQVDFYAKSVQKEGELIKANDEVLIFSDLYFIKADKAIYNETSKEVELFGDISVLRGEEERSTACYAKLNLENNEANFENFFFANNDLEVWFQSQKSELNDKNFIGQNSIVSSCNVENPDWQLKFSEGELNRENNFLHIYNAKLYVKNVPIFYLPYFGFSVDTSRKSGLLIPKIEFNRNDGLFYEQPIYLVFDEHYDIEFDPQIRAQRGIGVYSTLRFMDSAYSSGELNAGYFRERKDYFEKEGLKNQSHDGVELKYLRQDFLKNYFALKDNFQEGLWLDAIYLNDVDYLNLGRRDYRDLTSLATSKMNYFLADENNYYAAYARYYIDTSAISNAATLQEYPSFQYHRFLDGIFDNIFQYSYDGTFNRYYRSEGVYANFMNANLPLTYHQALFDDFLQFNFTETFIASFADYTRRTRGKDREYLIQNYHNLALYTDLAKAYNNFYHTLNLELDYVLRGASTGEITQDFLRPTDFDDGLNLKISQYFYNKEAEKKLKHRLNFNYDTKTQKFTDFQNLMQYFFAENFSVSNEAEYSYSQTRFTKVISQIDMNLQKFNFNFTHAYKNDASENLTSTKHSFIGARVDYSPNINYKLFSGVWFDTQRAHLNAWEVGYTFQRKCWNYSIVYKERIDPQLTSAGINAKSKNGVYFVFNFYPIGGVQYDFSLQENESQVGSL, translated from the coding sequence TTGCGTAAAATTAGCTTTGTGCTTTTGCCTTTATGCTTTTTTTTAGAAGCAGCGCAAGTTGATTTTTATGCCAAATCCGTGCAAAAAGAAGGCGAGCTTATCAAGGCTAACGATGAAGTTTTAATCTTTTCTGATTTGTATTTTATCAAGGCTGATAAAGCTATATACAACGAAACAAGCAAAGAAGTCGAGCTTTTTGGTGACATTAGTGTTTTAAGAGGCGAAGAAGAGCGATCTACAGCGTGTTATGCAAAGCTTAATCTTGAAAACAACGAAGCTAATTTTGAAAACTTTTTTTTTGCAAATAACGATCTTGAAGTATGGTTTCAAAGCCAAAAAAGCGAACTCAATGATAAAAATTTCATAGGACAAAACTCCATCGTATCAAGCTGTAATGTCGAAAATCCGGATTGGCAGCTTAAATTTAGTGAAGGCGAGCTTAACAGAGAAAATAACTTTTTACATATTTATAATGCTAAGCTCTATGTGAAAAATGTGCCGATTTTTTATCTGCCTTATTTTGGTTTTAGCGTTGATACCTCAAGAAAAAGCGGACTTTTAATCCCAAAGATAGAGTTTAACAGAAATGATGGCTTGTTTTATGAACAGCCCATTTATCTTGTTTTTGATGAGCATTATGATATAGAATTTGATCCACAAATTAGGGCTCAAAGAGGCATTGGGGTGTATTCTACCTTGCGTTTTATGGACTCAGCTTACTCAAGTGGTGAGCTTAATGCTGGGTATTTTAGAGAAAGAAAGGATTATTTTGAAAAAGAAGGCTTAAAAAATCAAAGTCATGATGGCGTGGAGCTTAAATACCTTAGGCAAGATTTTTTAAAAAATTACTTTGCTCTTAAAGACAATTTTCAAGAAGGCTTATGGCTTGATGCGATTTATCTTAATGATGTGGATTACTTGAATTTGGGGCGTAGGGACTATAGAGATTTAACCTCGCTTGCAACTTCAAAGATGAATTATTTTTTAGCTGATGAAAATAATTATTATGCTGCTTATGCAAGGTATTATATCGATACCTCAGCCATTAGCAATGCTGCAACCTTGCAAGAATATCCTTCTTTTCAATACCACCGCTTTTTAGACGGAATTTTTGATAATATATTTCAGTATTCTTATGATGGCACTTTTAACCGCTATTATAGAAGCGAGGGCGTGTATGCAAATTTTATGAATGCAAATTTGCCACTGACTTACCACCAAGCACTTTTTGATGATTTTTTGCAGTTTAATTTCACTGAAACTTTTATCGCTTCTTTTGCAGACTATACAAGAAGAACAAGGGGCAAGGATAGAGAATACTTAATTCAAAATTATCACAACCTTGCTTTATATACTGATCTTGCAAAAGCATACAACAACTTTTACCATACTTTAAATTTAGAACTTGATTATGTTTTAAGAGGGGCAAGCACCGGAGAAATCACTCAAGATTTTTTGCGTCCCACAGACTTTGATGATGGCTTAAATCTTAAGATTAGTCAATACTTTTACAACAAAGAAGCTGAAAAAAAACTCAAACATCGCTTGAATTTCAACTATGATACCAAAACTCAAAAATTTACAGATTTTCAAAATTTAATGCAGTATTTTTTTGCTGAGAATTTTTCTGTGAGTAATGAAGCTGAATATTCTTACTCGCAAACTCGTTTTACAAAAGTTATTAGTCAAATTGATATGAATTTGCAAAAATTTAATTTTAATTTTACCCATGCTTACAAAAATGATGCGAGCGAAAACTTAACCAGCACAAAGCACAGCTTCATAGGAGCGAGGGTGGATTATTCGCCAAATATCAACTATAAACTTTTTTCAGGAGTGTGGTTTGATACACAAAGAGCACATTTAAATGCTTGGGAAGTAGGCTATACTTTTCAGCGAAAGTGCTGGAATTATTCTATAGTCTATAAAGAACGAATTGATCCACAACTTACAAGTGCTGGTATTAATGCAAAATCTAAAAATGGCGTATATTTTGTGTTTAATTTCTACCCAATAGGTGGCGTGCAGTATGACTTTTCTTTACAAGAAAATGAAAGTCAAGTCGGTAGTTTGTAG
- a CDS encoding polyribonucleotide nucleotidyltransferase — protein sequence MTYSIELNNHLEIFDIDKVAKQASGAVLMRQGKSVVLATVARENTPVEEDFLPLTVQYIEKAYAAGKIPGGYIKRETKPSDAETLTARIIDRSLRPLFPKGYAYPTQIVVMVLSADSEVDLQVMSLNAASVALYLSDIEIKAPVCGVRIAQIEGEFILNPTCSELKKSNLDLYLAGVKDELLMIEMRTLPSYDTENLALESNFAENLTSGMQNMNELSEDAMIRALDFGMQAIENGSNAYEEAFNKHKKQGEIELKIIEEHSELAEYIEKNYSNEIKAALYQMAKSERAVELEKIAQIILKSKASEDKEAIMSALNKVKRKFVRSGIINEGKRADGRSLDEVRPISIETNLLPNAHGSCLFTRGQTQALVVATLGTDADAQMIDLLTEKTSISERFMVNYNFPGFSVGEASPMKAPGRRELGHGNLAKRALYPSVDENYPYVIRLVSEILESNGSSSMASVCGGALALRAAGVKTAKLVAGVAMGLVFEEGKTAVLTDIMGLEDHDGDMDFKVAGSKDGITALQMDIKLGGIDKNTLQRALLQAKDARLHILNIMEEAEKDIVINEEILPKLELFSVDPSKIVEIIGQAGKTIKEIIEKFEVAIDLDRDKGEVKIAGARNEQVKAAKDYIINIVSKESKFDKKRGFKKDHLPFEIGEVFEGRVKNIAPFGAFIELRDGVDGLLHSSKIKGDLRENDLVRVRVNELKNGKVSLDLA from the coding sequence ATGACATATAGCATAGAGCTGAATAATCATCTTGAAATTTTTGATATTGACAAGGTAGCAAAACAAGCCAGTGGAGCTGTTTTGATGCGTCAAGGCAAAAGCGTGGTTTTAGCCACAGTTGCAAGGGAAAACACACCAGTTGAGGAAGATTTTTTGCCCTTAACTGTGCAGTATATCGAAAAAGCATATGCGGCTGGAAAAATTCCGGGCGGATATATCAAGCGAGAAACCAAACCAAGCGATGCTGAAACACTTACAGCGCGTATTATCGACAGAAGCTTAAGACCACTTTTTCCAAAAGGTTATGCTTATCCTACACAAATCGTTGTTATGGTGCTCTCAGCTGATAGCGAAGTTGATCTTCAAGTAATGAGCTTAAATGCAGCAAGCGTGGCTTTATATTTAAGTGATATAGAGATAAAAGCTCCTGTTTGCGGAGTAAGAATAGCGCAAATTGAAGGTGAGTTTATCCTAAATCCAACTTGCTCTGAACTTAAAAAAAGCAATCTAGATCTCTATCTAGCTGGCGTTAAAGATGAACTTTTGATGATAGAAATGAGAACTTTACCAAGCTATGATACTGAAAATTTAGCTCTTGAGAGTAATTTTGCTGAGAATTTAACAAGCGGTATGCAAAATATGAATGAATTAAGCGAAGATGCGATGATTAGGGCTTTGGATTTTGGTATGCAAGCTATAGAAAATGGCTCAAATGCTTATGAAGAAGCCTTTAACAAACACAAAAAACAAGGTGAAATCGAACTTAAAATCATAGAAGAGCACAGCGAGCTTGCTGAATATATCGAAAAAAATTATTCTAACGAAATCAAAGCCGCTCTTTATCAAATGGCAAAAAGCGAAAGAGCTGTCGAGCTTGAAAAAATCGCCCAAATCATACTTAAAAGCAAGGCAAGCGAAGATAAAGAAGCGATAATGAGTGCTTTAAACAAAGTTAAAAGAAAATTTGTAAGATCAGGTATCATCAATGAAGGCAAAAGAGCTGATGGCAGAAGCTTAGATGAAGTGCGACCTATCAGCATAGAAACAAATTTATTGCCTAACGCACATGGTTCTTGTCTTTTTACAAGAGGACAAACTCAAGCCCTTGTGGTAGCGACTTTAGGCACAGATGCGGACGCTCAAATGATTGATTTGCTTACCGAAAAAACAAGTATAAGCGAAAGATTTATGGTAAATTACAATTTTCCGGGCTTTTCAGTAGGCGAAGCAAGCCCTATGAAAGCACCGGGTAGAAGAGAGCTAGGGCATGGAAATCTAGCAAAAAGAGCTTTATATCCTAGTGTTGATGAAAATTATCCTTATGTGATCCGTCTTGTATCTGAAATTTTAGAAAGCAATGGCTCAAGCTCTATGGCAAGCGTGTGTGGCGGGGCTTTGGCATTAAGAGCAGCTGGGGTAAAAACAGCTAAGCTTGTAGCTGGAGTAGCGATGGGGCTTGTGTTTGAAGAAGGAAAAACAGCTGTTTTAACCGATATTATGGGCTTAGAAGATCATGATGGGGATATGGATTTTAAAGTCGCTGGAAGCAAAGATGGCATTACAGCCTTGCAAATGGATATCAAACTTGGTGGTATAGACAAAAACACATTACAAAGAGCTTTATTACAAGCTAAAGACGCAAGATTACACATACTAAACATCATGGAAGAAGCTGAAAAAGACATCGTTATCAACGAAGAAATTTTACCAAAACTTGAGCTTTTCAGCGTTGATCCTTCAAAAATCGTTGAGATTATCGGACAAGCAGGCAAAACTATCAAAGAAATCATTGAAAAATTCGAAGTAGCAATCGATCTTGACAGAGATAAAGGCGAGGTAAAAATCGCTGGAGCTAGAAACGAACAGGTTAAAGCTGCAAAAGATTATATCATCAATATCGTTTCAAAAGAAAGCAAATTTGATAAAAAACGAGGCTTCAAAAAAGATCATTTGCCTTTTGAGATAGGCGAAGTTTTTGAAGGTAGGGTTAAAAATATCGCTCCTTTTGGGGCTTTTATCGAGCTTAGAGACGGCGTTGATGGGCTTTTACATAGCTCTAAAATCAAAGGCGATTTAAGAGAAAATGATCTCGTTCGCGTCAGGGTAAATGAACTCAAAAACGGCAAAGTATCTCTTGATCTTGCTTAA
- a CDS encoding MFS transporter, whose protein sequence is MRNFKKNLLICWFGVFTTSMGLSQLAPILPFYIRSLGVSEYEQITFYSGLCFGITALMMAFCSPFWGHLTNRFGSRLMLLRASFGMAFLTLFLAFVQNVEQIIIIRALTGLVSGFTSAAIVYIALISPKEKATYALATLSTASVSGNLIGPLFGGLFAELVGIRALFVVIAALLFCSFLTTYFFIKDKGRVDEGVDLEFSQTGALKQNLSLLLTLFALTFIIQVGFNAVMPIMSLFVEQIHHSAHFIALWAGLVVAASGVSNIIFAPKLGKIADKIGAGKVLLIALAFCAVIFYLHSLVENIIALIFLRLLLGVGLGGLVPCVNALFKKIVPQKKLGLVFGFNQSAFALGNFIGSVSGGFLAGLYSIEFVFKMISVMFLVFALYFAILQRKSIFA, encoded by the coding sequence ATGAGAAATTTCAAGAAAAATCTTCTTATTTGCTGGTTTGGCGTCTTTACTACAAGTATGGGTTTATCACAACTTGCTCCTATTTTACCCTTTTATATACGCTCTTTGGGGGTAAGTGAGTATGAGCAAATCACTTTTTATTCTGGGCTTTGCTTTGGTATAACGGCTTTGATGATGGCTTTTTGCTCGCCTTTTTGGGGACATTTAACCAACCGCTTTGGCTCAAGATTGATGCTTTTAAGAGCAAGTTTTGGTATGGCTTTTTTAACCCTTTTCCTTGCTTTTGTGCAAAATGTGGAGCAAATCATCATCATAAGGGCTTTAACAGGTTTGGTTTCAGGTTTTACTTCAGCTGCTATTGTTTATATCGCTTTAATCTCGCCAAAAGAAAAAGCAACCTATGCCCTAGCCACGCTTTCTACGGCTTCGGTGAGTGGAAATTTGATAGGTCCTTTGTTTGGGGGTTTGTTTGCCGAGCTTGTAGGCATTCGAGCTTTATTTGTCGTGATTGCCGCACTTTTATTTTGCTCTTTTTTAACGACTTATTTTTTCATCAAAGACAAGGGCAGGGTAGATGAGGGTGTGGATTTGGAATTTAGCCAAACAGGAGCTTTGAAGCAGAATTTAAGCCTCTTGCTTACACTTTTTGCCCTTACTTTTATCATACAAGTAGGCTTTAATGCGGTTATGCCTATTATGTCTTTGTTTGTTGAACAAATTCATCACTCAGCACATTTTATCGCTCTTTGGGCTGGGCTTGTTGTGGCTGCAAGTGGGGTAAGCAATATCATCTTTGCTCCAAAGCTTGGTAAAATAGCTGATAAGATAGGAGCTGGAAAGGTTTTGCTTATAGCACTGGCTTTTTGTGCGGTGATTTTTTATTTGCATTCTTTGGTAGAAAATATCATCGCTTTAATTTTCTTGCGTTTGCTTTTGGGTGTGGGACTTGGTGGGCTTGTGCCTTGTGTGAATGCTTTGTTTAAAAAGATTGTGCCTCAAAAAAAGCTTGGCTTGGTTTTTGGCTTCAATCAAAGTGCTTTTGCGCTTGGAAATTTCATCGGTTCTGTAAGCGGAGGCTTTTTGGCTGGGCTTTATAGCATAGAATTTGTTTTCAAGATGATTAGCGTGATGTTTTTGGTTTTTGCTCTTTACTTTGCTATCTTGCAAAGAAAGAGCATTTTTGCTTAA
- a CDS encoding low molecular weight protein-tyrosine-phosphatase gives MKKICFVCLGNICRSPMAEFVMKNLAQKYGLNDKLSITSAGTAGYHDGEDMDKRTKKKLSEKSINATHFISKKLTQKLCDESELILVMDKMNYKAVQSNFKGLENKLFYLLDFCENTDKEIPDPYYTNTFEECHELILKACEGLCKHLQQEL, from the coding sequence TTGAAGAAAATTTGTTTTGTTTGTCTTGGAAATATCTGCAGATCGCCTATGGCTGAATTTGTAATGAAAAACTTAGCACAAAAATACGGCTTAAATGATAAGCTAAGCATCACAAGTGCAGGCACAGCAGGCTATCATGATGGAGAAGATATGGATAAAAGAACAAAGAAAAAGCTCAGTGAAAAAAGCATAAATGCAACACATTTTATCAGCAAAAAACTCACCCAAAAGCTTTGCGATGAAAGCGAACTTATACTTGTTATGGATAAGATGAATTACAAAGCCGTGCAAAGCAACTTTAAAGGGCTTGAAAACAAGCTTTTTTATCTTTTAGACTTTTGTGAAAATACTGACAAAGAAATACCTGATCCTTACTATACAAACACCTTTGAAGAATGCCACGAACTTATCTTAAAAGCCTGCGAAGGACTTTGCAAACACTTGCAACAAGAGCTATAA
- a CDS encoding NAD(P)H-dependent glycerol-3-phosphate dehydrogenase has product MIAIIGAGKWGSALQDAFLQNQPCLISSPHTRTLPHFVSMAEALKCEYLVLALWAQGLEAWLKENFKDKGQKILLASKGIDTKSCKFLDELMAEYVSRDRICVLSGPSFAAEIMQKLPCALVVSGENEKLCKEFASFFPSYIKAYVDDDVRGAEICGAYKNVLAIASGISDGLKLGNNARASLIARGLVEMQRFGSFFGASKRTFLGLSGAGDLFLTASSVLSRNYRAGLLLAEGKNKDEIISELKEVVEGIPTAFAIEQMANKHEIYTPIVSEVAQILRGKSVKQSLKDLLS; this is encoded by the coding sequence ATGATCGCTATTATAGGAGCTGGCAAGTGGGGCAGTGCCTTACAAGATGCTTTTTTGCAAAATCAGCCTTGTCTCATTAGCTCGCCTCACACAAGGACTTTGCCTCATTTTGTAAGTATGGCTGAGGCTTTAAAATGTGAATATCTTGTGCTTGCTTTATGGGCTCAAGGACTTGAAGCTTGGCTTAAAGAAAATTTCAAGGACAAGGGGCAAAAAATTTTGCTTGCTTCAAAGGGCATAGATACAAAGTCTTGTAAATTTTTAGATGAGCTTATGGCTGAGTATGTTTCAAGGGATAGAATTTGCGTTTTAAGTGGTCCAAGCTTTGCAGCTGAAATTATGCAAAAACTACCTTGTGCTTTGGTAGTAAGTGGGGAAAATGAAAAACTTTGCAAGGAATTTGCAAGCTTTTTTCCCTCTTATATCAAAGCCTATGTTGATGATGATGTGCGTGGGGCTGAAATTTGTGGGGCGTATAAAAATGTTTTGGCTATAGCTAGTGGGATAAGTGATGGCTTAAAACTTGGCAATAACGCAAGGGCAAGTTTGATCGCAAGAGGACTTGTTGAAATGCAAAGATTTGGCAGCTTTTTTGGAGCAAGCAAGCGGACATTTTTGGGACTTTCTGGGGCTGGGGATTTGTTTTTAACCGCTTCTAGCGTGCTTTCAAGAAATTATAGAGCTGGACTTTTACTAGCTGAGGGCAAAAATAAAGATGAGATTATAAGTGAGCTTAAAGAGGTAGTAGAGGGCATACCAACAGCCTTTGCTATAGAACAAATGGCAAATAAACATGAAATTTACACCCCAATAGTTAGCGAAGTAGCTCAAATTTTAAGAGGAAAAAGCGTAAAGCAGAGTTTAAAAGACTTGTTAAGCTAA